The following is a genomic window from Halichoerus grypus chromosome 5, mHalGry1.hap1.1, whole genome shotgun sequence.
TGGGtaggaacaaacagaaaagactccAAGGAAAAAGTCTTGAAAGATGGGTTGGATTTCAGAGGCTGGACACAGCAGAGAAGTGGTCTATGCAAGGAGGGTGGGAAGTGAGCAGAGGCTTGGAGGCAGGGACACCTAAGGTATGTTCTGGAGCACACCCATATGTGCCCTGGTGGCCAGACTGGTTTGGCTAGAACTGAGGATGTGTACAGGGGAGGAGCCAGatgtgaggctggagaggtgCCTGAAACCCAGGTGTGGATCCTGAGATGACATGCGATGGAGTTTGGACATCACCTCTGCAGCAGGGAGACTGCGACTGTCTTTGGAGAGATGCACATAGAATGTGTTGGAAATTGAGGTTGCTGGGAAAGGAGGCGTGACATTTTCAGGGCAAGAGGTAGGGATGTGTCAACCATGCTTCCTTAAAAATAAGCCCCCCTTGTTCCAACAGAAGAACCTCGTTTCAGTCCAATACAGGTGCCTCCTTGGTCTCCACAATCACTGAAACCCTGTGGCTCTGGAATCCCATCACAAGGTCCAAAGCTGTCACCACTTCCTTGCCACTGGTTATAACCCGCTGGGCCACAGCTGGGGGCCTCAGTGTCTAGGCAGCATGGGCTGGACTCATGACAGCCTAGGTCTCCTCGGCATGGGATTGGATTTGGTCCCGAACATGGGCTGGGACAGCGCCGAGGCTCCACACAGGGCTCTGGGCTCGGGCAGGGTGCCGAAAGGGGAATTGGCTCTGGAAGTAAATAACGTTCTGGGAGCTCACAGGGCTGTGGACATGGACGTGACTCGGGAAATTCACGCTGCACTGGTCTAAGATGTGGGACTGCGCACGGGGCTGGACGTGGTTCTGGACACAGACAGGGTTCGGAACATTGCCGCGGTGGAGGACATGGGCGGGGCTCTGGTCTTGCACGTGGTTCTGGGCGTGGATATGGCCGTGGAGCAGGATGTAGACATGAACGTGGGGCAGGAAGTGGGCATCGCTGCAGTGATCTCTCTGGACTTTGGTCCAGACGCCGTGGTGGACAGAAACTTGGGAGTGGACGTGACTCTACACGTGGCCTCAGCTCCGGGCAGGAGGCACCCCAGGAGGGTCGTGGGGCACAACTCTCAGAGCAGCGTCTGATGGGGGGAATCTGAACCGGACACTTTTGCGGGGGGACCTGCCTGGGGCAGCAGGGGGAGGAAATCTCTATCCGGCACTTGGGACCACATCTCCGAGAGCAGCCTGAAGTGGGACCCCGAGGACAGCCACTGCTATAGATGGGCTCAGAGCGGCGCGGTGGGGTGCAGTAGTTATAGGAACTCGAAGAACATGCTGATGGCAGCCAGCTGCTGTAGCAGGGCTCAGACCGTCGTGGAGGGGAACAGCTGTGGTAAGAAGGTTGCAGCTGGCGAGGACGGAGGCATCTGCTGGTGCTCTGGGAGCGACGCTGGGCGGGGAAGCTCCCATAAGAGCCTCGGGCCTGGCACTGGGGTGCGCAAGTGCTAAATGAAGCCCGGGACTGACGCTGGGGGGCGCAGTTGCTGTAGTAAGTCCCGGATTGGAACTGTGGGGCGCAGTTGCTGTAGGAAGCCGGGGACTGACGCTGCAAGACGTATCTGCCATGGGAGCCCTGATACTGGCACGGGGTTGAGAATCTTCCCTGAGTCTGGGAAACTGGGGGACAAGCCACGTAAGTCTGGACAGGCTGAGGAGCTGGACGGGGTACAAAGGTCTGGCCTGGGCATTCCACATAAGTTTCTGTATAACAAACTGGAGTACATTCTACATAGCAGGTCTGAACAGGGCATGGAGCTTCACATTGCACACAGGACACCTCAGGCTGGCATGGAGCCTGGCATTGAACACAGGAAATTTGAGACTGGCATGGAGCCTGGCACTTCACCTGGGTGGTCTTAGACTGGCTTGAGGCCTGGCACTTTGCTTGGGTGGTCTTAGACTGGCATGGAGCCTGGCACTTCACCTGCGTAGTCTGGGACTGGCATGGAGCCTGGCATTTTACCTGGGAAACTTGAACTGGGCATGATGTGGGACACTCCACAATTTGCATCTCACAAGGGGCTTGGACCACCACCTGGCTCTTGGCACTGGGGAActgggaggggtagaaggaggaaCCCTTCACacagcactgggggaggggcaggcaacACTGAATCTGCTGCTGGTCACCCATGGTTCTGATGCAGGCAGGTGAGTGAGACCTGATGGTAGAAAAATCAATGTCAGGAGGGTGAGTTGTTGGGAAGAAGCGTCTAGGACCAAGGGGAAGacaccctgcttctcccctgtACTTTCATCCCCAACTCTCAACCTTTACCCTAGAACACTTACTGAGTTAGATGGACCCAATATTAGTCACCACTGCCCATGAGACCTGTCTTGGATCTACCAAAGGACCTAACTGAAGTCCTGATCTGAGGGAACTTCAAAGGCACAGCCAGGGGTGCAGGCATCCAGGGTCTCCCCCTGGAGGGTGGGCATACCAGTGTCCGACACAAGAGGGTGTTGAAGACAACGGGATTCCTTGTCCTAAGTGGCAGGAGAGCACTCTATAGGAGGTAGAGGTGCTTCTAAGGCTGCAGCCCAAAGTGGGGTTTCCACACCCACAGGAGCTTGGTATCCTCACATACATGCAGTGGCAACACACACATGTGCAATCATGTAAAAATGAACATATGGGAGCAAGCATTCAGGCACCATTTGCTCTCAAAACATCCACTGGAAAGTAAAGGATCCAGTCAGTTATTGGGCAGCTCAAACCCAACATATCTACATTCAATATTTTTAGGTGAATTTGTTTAAATGACCCTCATGGACATAGGCAAAAATCACACAGACAAAACACACCAGCCTTGGAAAGAACCACCATGGCAACTTGCCCAGACAGGTTGTTGTTGTAAATCACCTGAAGTTGGACAATCTGCTGGCTTCA
Proteins encoded in this region:
- the KPRP gene encoding keratinocyte proline-rich protein, which encodes MGDQQQIQCCLPLPQCCVKGSSFYPSQFPSAKSQVVVQAPCEMQIVECPTSCPVQVSQVKCQAPCQSQTTQVKCQAPCQSKTTQAKCQASSQSKTTQVKCQAPCQSQISCVQCQAPCQPEVSCVQCEAPCPVQTCYVECTPVCYTETYVECPGQTFVPRPAPQPVQTYVACPPVSQTQGRFSTPCQYQGSHGRYVLQRQSPASYSNCAPQFQSGTYYSNCAPQRQSRASFSTCAPQCQARGSYGSFPAQRRSQSTSRCLRPRQLQPSYHSCSPPRRSEPCYSSWLPSACSSSSYNYCTPPRRSEPIYSSGCPRGPTSGCSRRCGPKCRIEISSPCCPRQVPPQKCPVQIPPIRRCSESCAPRPSWGASCPELRPRVESRPLPSFCPPRRLDQSPERSLQRCPLPAPRSCLHPAPRPYPRPEPRARPEPRPCPPPRQCSEPCLCPEPRPAPCAVPHLRPVQREFPESRPCPQPCELPERYLLPEPIPLSAPCPSPEPCVEPRRCPSPCSGPNPIPCRGDLGCHESSPCCLDTEAPSCGPAGYNQWQGSGDSFGPCDGIPEPQGFSDCGDQGGTCIGLKRGSSVGTRGAYF